TTTTAAAAGGTAATCACGCACAAATCCACCTATGACGTAGGTTTCTAGTTCAAGTGCATCTGCGGCATTAGAAATGGTGTTAAAGATAGGAAGGGAGAGTGCGTTCTTTAGATTCATTACTAGAATTTAAATAGAGGTAAAGGTGTGATTTTGGCACATTTTCGCGAAAGCGAGATAATGCCAAGCATATTTTTATAAAAATAGAGATAGGCTTACTTAATTAAAAGTAGGTACTTAAATGAATTATTCTCTAATGATGGTTACTTTACCATCTTCTGTAAGTTTTATAATTGCGCTAGGTTTTGTTGATGTGCGATCACGATCTAAATTCACTACATAATCTACACCGTCTATAATTTCTTGAGAAATCTCACTAAAACTTTGAGGAGTAGGCTTTCCAGTTACATTTGCACTTGTAGAAACGATAGGTTTTCTAAACTTCTTAAGTAAGAAGTTACAAAACTGATTACGACACACTCTAAAGGCAGTGCTATTATCTGGTGCAATCACATTAGTCGCTATACGTATAGGATCATCATAGATGATTGTAGTAGGTTTTGCAGCATATTTGAGTATG
The genomic region above belongs to Dokdonia sp. Dokd-P16 and contains:
- a CDS encoding L-threonylcarbamoyladenylate synthase produces the protein MKQEHDAALAVLKRGGLILYPTDTVWGIGCDATNPDAVDKVYALKKRAESKSLICLVSDFKMLNQYIENIPEVAYDILKYAAKPTTIIYDDPIRIATNVIAPDNSTAFRVCRNQFCNFLLKKFRKPIVSTSANVTGKPTPQSFSEISQEIIDGVDYVVNLDRDRTSTKPSAIIKLTEDGKVTIIRE